The Hoplias malabaricus isolate fHopMal1 chromosome 9, fHopMal1.hap1, whole genome shotgun sequence genome contains a region encoding:
- the ltb4r2b gene encoding leukotriene B4 receptor 2b has translation MSLENSTIPQNPDSSHEVTFIIGSIILVVVFLLGVPGNLFIIWSIVARARKRSVTMLLILNLAMADGSIMCLTVFFLVYLARQSWVFGGAMCKLLFYLCNTNMYASILLITLMSLQRLVAVRWPHHIHSVTRRKYVLAVLIALWTLVFTLALPALIFREEKSKGQRTLCTQNHSQQKKYVVLQYTLETVLGFLLPYGIILCSYTCLLQWLRRRSSRRIHSERLILAIIITFGVFWLPYHIINIIQVVAVCSPENSYFRKNQEMWESIRVVTSALAFISSSANPVLYTFAGRSYIRADGLAFMARLFEKTVADINTKNCDPQRERPGLGLKNKSDNPNKSNTNSPTLTTSTLTVPE, from the exons ATGAGCTTGGAAAACTCCACCATCCCCCAGAACCCGGATAGTAGTCATGAGGTGACCTTCATCATCGGGAGCATCATCCTGGTCGTGGTGTTCCTCCTGGGCGTCCCGGGGAACCTGTTCATCATCTGGAGTATTGTGGCCCGGGCCCGGAAACGTTCGGTCACCATGCTGCTGATCCTTAACCTGGCCATGGCGGACGGATCCATCATGTGCCTGACAGTGTTCTTCCTGGTCTACCTGGCCCGGCAGAGCTGGGTCTTCGGGGGGGCCATGTGCAAGCTGCTTTTCTACCTCTGCAACACCAACATGTACGCCTCCATCCTTCTAATCACGCTCATGAGCCTCCAGCGCCTCGTGGCCGTGCGGTGGCCTCACCACATCCACTCTGTCACACGCCGCAAGTATGTCCTCGCCGTCCTCATCGCACTCTGGACCCTCGTCTTTACCCTCGCTCTGCCCGCACTCATCTTCAGAGAAGAGAAGAGCAAGGGACAGCGTACGCTCTGCACTCAAAATCACAGCCAACAAAAAAAATAC GTGGTGCTGCAGTACACTCTGGAGACAGTGCTGGGCTTCCTGCTGCCGTATGGAATAATCCTGTGCAGCTACACCTGCCTCCTGCAGTGGCTCAGACGCAGGTCTAGCCGGAGAATCCACAGTGAGAGGCTCATCCTagccatcatcatcaccttcggTGTCTTCTGGCTGCCCTAccacatcatcaacatcatACAG gtggttgcTGTGTGTTCGCCTGAGAACTCTTACTTTAGGAAAAA CCAGGAAATGTGGGAATCGATCCGTGTGGTGACCTCAGCCCTGGCCTTCATCAGCAGCAGTGCCAATCCGGTGCTGTACACATTCGCCGGACGCTCCTACATCCGCGCAGACGGCCTGGCGTTCATGGCCCGACTCTTTGAGAAAACAGTGGCTGACATAAACACCAAGAACTGTgacccacagagagagagaccaggacTGGGGCTGAAGAACAAGTCTGATAACCCCAACAAATCCAACACAAACTCACCAACTTTAACAACCTCAACACTAACAGTGCCAGAGTAA